The window GGACATCGGGGCCGAGTACGTCATCGTTCATTTTCCCACCCCCAGCACCGACGCCCAGGGAGAAAGCGAGCAGGAACTCCTCGATATCGCCTGGAAGAGTTGCGACCAGCTGGCGGAACTGAGCGTCAAGTGGTCCGTTCCCATCCACATCGAAGGATTGGGGAACAGCCCTCACTTGAACGACGGATTTCTGATCGAGGTGCTTCGCCAGTATCCGCTCCGCTACTGTTTCGATACCGGACATATGCATCTGGCATCGAAATTGCGCCACTTCGATCTGTATGAATTTGCCGGGACCATTGCCGGGTTCGTCGGCTCAATGCATCTCTGGAACAATCGCGGCCATCACGATTATTTGACCTTCCGGCATATTGCTATTCACCCCAGCCAGTTGCCTGAGGAAGGCTGGGTAGATATCAAGAGGCTGCTGGGGATTTTGCAGCCAACCTGTCCCGTGATCTTTGAGTATCCGACTTTCTACCCCGAAGCGCTGGGGCATCATGATTATCGCGACGGAGTCAAATGGGTAAAAGAACTTCTGGCAATATCTTCTTGACCGGCTTCTCTTATACCGGAAAGACGCAGGTGAGCCAATTGGTTGCCAAGCGTCTGGGATGGAAACTGGTGGATACCGATGACGAGATCGTCAGGCTGGCGGGCAAGCCCATTCCCGAGATATTTGCCCAGGACGGCGAGGAGCATTTCCGGAAGCTGGAGCGTCAGGCGCTGGCCAACGTTTGCCGGAGAAAGAGCACTGTCGTCGCCACCGGCGGAGGGATCATTATGGCACCCGAAAACCGGCAGATGATGAGGGG of the Dehalococcoidia bacterium genome contains:
- a CDS encoding TIM barrel protein; the encoded protein is MSGRAVGFHCNRLSYLDEAITRNGLSRGEFYNFPAGDIAALKRCITTRNLARSIHSPLVKPDWYPDPPTWSFLCDVEETSRSRTFRMIEQTLDHAQDIGAEYVIVHFPTPSTDAQGESEQELLDIAWKSCDQLAELSVKWSVPIHIEGLGNSPHLNDGFLIEVLRQYPLRYCFDTGHMHLASKLRHFDLYEFAGTIAGFVGSMHLWNNRGHHDYLTFRHIAIHPSQLPEEGWVDIKRLLGILQPTCPVIFEYPTFYPEALGHHDYRDGVKWVKELLAISS